Below is a window of Rhizobium sp. NXC14 DNA.
TTCAACAACATCGCGCCCAGGCGCTTCGACGGCTCTCATCTCCAACTCCCCGGCGCCTCTGGCACCTTTGTTCTTTATGGGCATCAGAAGCGTAGCATCTGGCGCATCATCTCGTCGGGAGCGACCTATCTCGCGCACGCCGTCGGCGCCGGTAAGACGATGACCTTGGCGGCGGCTATCATGGAACAGCGCCGCCTTGGACTGATTGCCAAGGCAATGCTGGTGGTGCCGGGCCATTGCCTGGCGCAGGCGGCGCGCGAATTCCTGGCGCTCTATCCGAACGCCCGCATTCTCGTCGCCGACGAGACGAATTTCTCGAAGGACAAGCGAGCTCGCTTCCTGTCCCGCGCCGCAACCGCAACCTGGGATGCAATCATCATCACGCACTCGGCATTTCGGTTCATCGCCGTGCCGCCGGCCTTCGAGCAACAGATGATCCAGGACGAGCTGGAGCTCTATGAGGATCTGCTGACAAAGGTCGACAGCGAGGATCGGGTCTCGCGCAAGCGGCTGGAGCGGCTCAAGGAAGGTCTGAAGGAACGGCTGGAGGCGTTGTCGACCCGCAAGGACGATCTGCTGACGATCTCTGAAATCGGCGTCGACCAGATCATCGTCGATGAGGCGCAGGAATTCCGCAGGCTTTCCTTCGCCACCAACATGTCGACGTTGAAAGGCATCGATCCGAACGGCTCGCAGCGTGCCTGGGACCTCTACGTCAAGTCCCGTTTCATCGAGACGAAAAACCCCGGCCGGGCTCTGGTTTTGGCATCCGGCACGCCGATCACCAATACGCTCGGCGAGATGTTCTCGGTGCAACGGCTGCTCGGGCACGCCGCACTGGCCGAACGCGGCCTGCACGAATTCGACGCCTGGGCCTCGACCTTCGGCGACATGACGATCGAACTCGAGATCCAGCCGTCGGGCAGATACAAGCCTGTCAGCCGCTTTGCTTCCTTCGTCAACGTGCCGGAACTGATCGCCATGTTCCGCAGCTTCGCCGACGTGGTAATGCCCGAGGATCTCCGTGACTACGTTAGGGTGCCCAACCTTTCCACCGGCCGGCGGCAGATCCTGACCGCCAAGCCGACGCAGGCTTTCAAGAACTATCAGACCATCCTCGACGCCCGTATCAAGGCGATCGAAATGCGCGAGGGGCCGGCGCAGCCCGGCGATGACATTCTGCTCTCCGTCATCACCGATGGGCGCCATGCCGCCATTGACCTCCGCCTGGTCGACCGCGACAGCGAGAACGAGCCGGAAAACAAGCTCAACCTGCTGGTCCAGAACGCCTTCCGTATTTGGCAGGAGACGTCACAACGGACCTATCTGCGGCCGGACGGCAAGCCGTTCGATTGGCCCGGGGCGGCGCAGATGATCTTTTCCGATCTCGGCACCATCAATGTCGAGAAGACGAGAGGCTTTTCAGCCTATCGATGGATCCGCGACGAACTCGTCCGGATGGGCGTTCCGCCCGCCGAAATCGCCTTCATGCAGGACTACAAGAAGACCGAGGCGAAACAGCGTCTGTTCGCCGACGTGCGCGCCGGCAAGGTCCGCTTCCTGATCGGCTCTTCAGAGACCATGGGGACCGGCGTCAACGCGCAGCTTCGTCTCAAGGCGCTGCATCATCTCGACGTTCCCTGGCTTCCCTCGCAGATCGAACAGCGCGAGGGGCGGATCGTCCGCCAGGGCAATCAGCACGATGAGGTCGATATCTTCGCCTATGCCACCCAGGGCTCGCTCGACGCCGCGATGTGGCAGAACAACGAGCGCAAGGCCCGCTTCATTGCCGCGGCACTCTCCGGCGATACGTCGATCCGCCGGCTCGAAGACCTCGGCGAAGGGGCCGCGAACCAGTTCGCCATGGCCAAGGCGATCGCGAGCGGTGACGAACGGCTGATGCAGAAGGCGGGGCTCGAGGCCGACATCGCCCGGCTTGAACGGTTGCGCGCCGCTCACGACGACGATCAATATGCCGTGCGCCGGCAGATCCGTGATGCCGAGCGCGACATCGAGGTTTCGATTCGGCGTATCGGCGAGATTGCCAGGGACATCGAACGGCTCATACCGACTGCTGGTGATGCCTTCATGATGGTGGTCAAGGGCGAAACCTATGAGGAGCGTAAGCTTGCCGGCCGGGCGCTGATGAAGGAAATACTGACCCTCGTCCAGCTCCAACAGGAGGGTGATGTCGCCATTGCTTCGATCGGCGGCTTCGATCTGATCTATTCCGGCGAGCGGTTCGGTAAGGGCGACGGCTATCACTACGCCACCCTTCTCCAGCGTACCGGCGCCACCCAGGAGGTCGATCTCGCCGTCACCGTGACGCCGATCGGTGCGATCTCGCGGCTGGAGCACGCGCTTACCGGGTTTGACGATGAACAGGCGCGGTATCGGCATCGACTGCATGAAGCCGAGCGGCGTCTTGGCTCCTATCGCTCGCGCGAAGGCGGCGTATTCGCATTTGCAGATGAGCTTGCCGACAAGCGCCGGCAGCTTCGAGACGTTGAGGAGGAATTGGCGACTGTGGCGCGGGAGGAAGCGGCGGACGAGCCAAAGGCAGCTTGACCTTCGAGGCAGGCCCATTGCCGACTTTTTGTATGCGATGCAGCATGTG
It encodes the following:
- a CDS encoding N-6 DNA methylase, whose amino-acid sequence is MSNDPFTLDIFAGGAQSSGLGIGVTAFGGFAANDDDPDPTPPAPAPGWALPPAIRREQYKQGARANFYLDNGDRDLAATWKERARQNIAAILTAGEIEKQDRPATREAQARLIRFTGFGSSELANGMFRRPGETGFRSGWEDLAASLEASVTESDYASLARCTQYSHFTPEFIIRAVWAGLQRLGWRGGRVLEPAIGTGLFPALMPVDYRDCSYVTGVELDPVTARIARLLQPRARIINADFARTDLNAIYDLAIGNPPFSDRTVRSDRHYRALGLRLHDYFIARAIDLLKPGGLAAFVTSAGTMDKADRTCREHIAKTADLVGAIRLPEGSFRREAGTDVVVDILFFRKRKTGEAANDLGWLDLEEFRPATAEDGAIRVNRRFAQRPDTVLGDHALASGPFSETYTCVARPGEGLEPALHAAIERLPEGIYDGEPTEIDLDLEDELAEILDLKPDQSRIREGSFFLDNRHGLMQMIDGGPVAVKMRNGRSADGIPDKHVRIIKKLVPIRDAVREVLKAQELDRPWRECQVRLRIAWSSFVRDFGPINHTTVSIIEDSGEVRETHRQPNLQPFRDDPDCWLVASIEDYDLETDTARPGAIFSERVIAPPSPPVITSAADALAVVLNERGRVDLDHIAELLHRDTDAVRDELGDTIFRDPAEGSWQTADAYLSGAVRTKLAAAKAAAELDPGYERNVRALQAVQPADLRPSDITARLGAPWIPAADIVDFVHETMGAEIRIHHLPELGSWTVEARQLGWTAAGTSEWGTDRRHAGELLADALNSRVPQIFDVFKDADGERRVLNVVDTEAARDKLQKIKQAFQNWVWTDPDRTDWLARVYNDRFNNIAPRRFDGSHLQLPGASGTFVLYGHQKRSIWRIISSGATYLAHAVGAGKTMTLAAAIMEQRRLGLIAKAMLVVPGHCLAQAAREFLALYPNARILVADETNFSKDKRARFLSRAATATWDAIIITHSAFRFIAVPPAFEQQMIQDELELYEDLLTKVDSEDRVSRKRLERLKEGLKERLEALSTRKDDLLTISEIGVDQIIVDEAQEFRRLSFATNMSTLKGIDPNGSQRAWDLYVKSRFIETKNPGRALVLASGTPITNTLGEMFSVQRLLGHAALAERGLHEFDAWASTFGDMTIELEIQPSGRYKPVSRFASFVNVPELIAMFRSFADVVMPEDLRDYVRVPNLSTGRRQILTAKPTQAFKNYQTILDARIKAIEMREGPAQPGDDILLSVITDGRHAAIDLRLVDRDSENEPENKLNLLVQNAFRIWQETSQRTYLRPDGKPFDWPGAAQMIFSDLGTINVEKTRGFSAYRWIRDELVRMGVPPAEIAFMQDYKKTEAKQRLFADVRAGKVRFLIGSSETMGTGVNAQLRLKALHHLDVPWLPSQIEQREGRIVRQGNQHDEVDIFAYATQGSLDAAMWQNNERKARFIAAALSGDTSIRRLEDLGEGAANQFAMAKAIASGDERLMQKAGLEADIARLERLRAAHDDDQYAVRRQIRDAERDIEVSIRRIGEIARDIERLIPTAGDAFMMVVKGETYEERKLAGRALMKEILTLVQLQQEGDVAIASIGGFDLIYSGERFGKGDGYHYATLLQRTGATQEVDLAVTVTPIGAISRLEHALTGFDDEQARYRHRLHEAERRLGSYRSREGGVFAFADELADKRRQLRDVEEELATVAREEAADEPKAA